The Oncorhynchus clarkii lewisi isolate Uvic-CL-2024 chromosome 23, UVic_Ocla_1.0, whole genome shotgun sequence genomic interval CTGTAGGGTTACCTACTTTGAGAAGCTTCCATTCTGTAGGGTCACCTACTTCGAGAAGCTTCCTTTCTGTAAGGTCACCTACTTTGAGAAGCTTCCATTCTGTAGGGTCACCTACTTTGAGAATCTTCCATTCTGTAGGGTCACCTACTTTGAGAAGCTTCCATTCTGTAGTCACTTACTTTGAGAAGCTTCCATTCTGTAGGGTCACCTACTTTGAGAAGCTTCCATTCTGTAGGGTCACCTACTTTGAGAAGCTTCCCTTCTGTAGGGTCACCTACTTTGAGAATCTTCCATTCTGTAGGGTCACCTACTTTGAGAATCTTCCATTCTGTAGGGTCACCTACTTTGAGAATCTTCCATTCTGTAGGGTCACCTACTTTGAGAATCTTCCATTCTGTAGGGTCACCTAGGGTCACCTACTTTGAGAATCTTCCATTCTGTAGGGTCACCTGCTTTGTAGACCTGCTTTGCTTCCATTCTGTAGGGTCACCTACTACTTTGAGAATCTTCCATTCTGTAGGGTCACCTACTTTGAGAATCTTCTGTAGGGTCACCAACTTCTGTAGGGTCACCTACTTTGGTGGATATGGTCACAAGACACTTGATGACATCATGGATGACACAAGCTTCATCGTGGACACGGCATCATTGGTACATCTTTGCTTTTTTGTTTATGATGGCGTCCAAACGTATGAATTACATCCACCATTTTCAAcgtgttgtattgtgtgttttgtagGAGCAGAACGTTGGTTGGGGGTGGAACAATGAAGTCCACGTTTTTGATACAACACTAGCCAGCTGGAGGGAACCACAGAGCTCTgtaagacagacacacactgtatGATTACATCACAACATAACTTCACTATGTGGAACTTAGTTAGCTTGAAATGTCGCTGATGGAGCTATCCAATCGGTACCTGTTGTTTAGCTCAATCTGTTTCTACATTGTCAAGCTGGTGGTCGTGTGTGTTGGTGACGTAGAGGACAGTGGTTCAAGTCCAgtcagaggagagatagaggaacctggttcaagtccagtcagaggagagatagaggaacctggttcaagcccagtcaGAGGAGAAGTAGAGGACTCTGGTTCAAGACTAATCAGAGGAGAAGTAGAGGACCCTGGTTCAAGACCAatcagaggagaggtagaggaccctggttcaagcccagtcaCAGACAAGTTTAGGGAGGCAGCACTATATGCTAAGCTAGCACAATGATGCTGGTTATACATGAACTAATTCGTTATTTGCACACAAACAGCCAAGCAACAATTTGTCCTTCTGTACCTGTACTGTAAGTATCTCTTTCTGACGACAGGGTCGTGCTCCTGCCCCCAGAGCTGCCCATGCAGGTGCAACACTTGGTCATAAAGGGTATGTCTATGGGGGCAGAGTACTGGTGAGTACTCTGTTGAGTTGAACTCCTCCTCACGTTTTGTATTGCATTGATGCAGAGACACATAAAACCCTAAAACATTGCTAAGATTAATGGGATCACATTGCTTACTGTACAGTCAAGTGTAATACTTGACTCAAGTTTTGTTGACCTGTTTTGGGATGTTCAGTGGTTTGCCCTTCCTTCTACCCTTCTCTTTAGGAAACCACACCAAGTGACATTCATTGTCTAGATCTAGAATCATGGACATGGTCTGAAATGTAGGTATTTATATTTCACTCTTTCAAATGATTATCTTTCAAACGTTCCAGTGTTTATCATAATAACAGCTTTGGTGTGTTTAACTGTTCCTTCCAAATGTCTTCTCCAGAGTACCAACATCCACTGTGCCAGGGGGAAGGTCGTGGCACAGCCTCACTGCAGTATCTGATAACACTTTGTTTCTATTTGGTGGACTGAATGTGGACTGCAAACCAATAAGTAAGTAATTTACCCATTTAGACCCAGTAGGATGAAATCCTTACTCAGCTGTTACTCAACAATTTAACCCACCTAGAAAACCTTCTGTTCCATGGAGTTCTTTCTTTCTTGTATCTGTTATGTTTCTGTAGGTGATAGATGGGTTTTAGACGTtgacacaaagacatggagggagtTTGACCATCCAAACAACAACAAACCAAGGTAGTACAGTAGCTGACAGTTTAGCATCATGATAAATCTAGTTCCTCATCTGATTAAACTGGTATGACTGGTATAACTGGTATGACTGGTATAACTGGTATGACTGGTATAACTGGTATGACTGGTATGACTGGTATAACTGGTATGACTGGTATGACTGGTATAACTGGTATAACTGGTATGACTGGTATAACTGGTATGACTGGTATAACTGGTATAACTGGTATGACTGGTATAACTGGTATGACTGGTATGACTGGTATGACTGGTATGACTGGTATAACTGGTATGACTGGTATGACTGGTATGACTGGTATGACTGGTATAACTGGTATGACTGGTATGACTGGTATGACTGGTATAACTCGTATGACTGGTATAACTGGTATAACTGGTATGACTGGTATGACTGGTATGACTGGTATAACTGGTATGACTGGTATGACTGGTATAACTGGTATGACTGGTATGACTGGTATGACTGGTATGACTGGTATGACTGGTATAACTGGTATGACTGGTATGACTGGTATAACTGGTATAACTGGTATGACTGGTATGACTGGTATGACTGGTATAACTGGTATGACTGGTATGACTggtatgactccctgataaaaacTAAAGGTTTGATCAGAACGCATTCCATTTCCATCTCATCTGAAGTCTGTAAGTGCAGATCGAGGAGTGAAGAGAAATTAGCCTAAAATGTACAATGATTAAACGGAGTGCACATTCTCTGTACTTTGATGAAATCCCCCATTTCTTTGACTTTCCTCCCCTGCAGGTTGTGGCACACAGCAAGCCAAGCAAAGGACTCTGACGTCGTTGTGTTTGGGGGTAGTTGTGACTACGTCCTCCTAGTAGGAACCTATGGGAATCTGACGGTATGACGATAGCCTTCAGCCAAATCACCACAGTGGCCCTGGTTAAATGTAGAATCACTGACACTACAAACTAACTGTTTGTTTTCACATGTTTTCAGGGCCACAGCCATGATGCACTTGTTTTCCAGACCCAGCCTTATCCCCTCTTTCGGTAAAATGTCTCATAATAATCACAGATTTTATTAACGTCACGTGTAATGTCCATTTTCATTGTCCCTTAAAAGTAGAAATCAGTTTtcgaaacaataacaaagtgtttcccctgcccctgttttGGTATGGggctggagagggagaaaccACTCAAATTTATAGAGAGAGCTATGGATGGAAGGACTTACCATCCATGATAtgaaaattatagttttaaccatgttctgaggCTATATGGTGTTTGTTTAAAttcactttgtttacaaacattggagttaaaCAAGATTTTTTTCCGGGTTCTGATGGGGtccgacagttgaactaaggtcATGAGGAAGATGATAAGTTATAGTCTTCAAGAagcaatgggtacatatcattaatttctatgtccaaaaatggatgtagcaactgctgatttcCAATTTAAACATGTTGTTTTGTCTTACAGGATATGTGTGGACTGCATAGCAAAGAATGTGAATAACTTCAAGATGCTTCAAAACCAGCTTCCATCTCTGCCCCGGAAACTACTGGAAGCTGTACAGAGGAGAACGTCCATAAATATATAATACgtatagtgcattcagaaagtattcagacaccttgacttttccccgattttgttatgttacagccttattctaaaatggattacattgttttttcccctcatcaatctacacacaataaccccataatgacaaagcaaaaatcggtttttagaaatttttgcaaatgtataaaacattatttttattgaaatatcacatttccgaaagtattcagaccctttactcagtactatgtTAAAGTAattttggcaacgattacagtctcgagtcttaattgggtatgacgctacaagcttggcacacctgtatttggggagcttctcccattcctttttgcagatcctctcaaactctgtcaggttggatggggaacgccTCTGCACAGctcttttcaggtctctccagagatgtacgatcgggttcaagtccgggttctggctgggccactcaaggacattcagagacttgtcccgaagccactcctgtgttgttttggctgtgtgttagggtcgttgtcctgttggaaggtgaaccttcatcccagtctgagatcctgagtgctctggagcaggcttttatcaaggaaagggaaggggggatacctagtcagttgtacaactgaatgctttcaaattcaatgtgtcttccgcatttaaccctacccc includes:
- the LOC139381502 gene encoding kelch domain-containing protein 1-like isoform X3 translates to MDSAVEKHCVELVALERSGHTAVLEGNTLHVWGGYMSTAEREVFLPSDEIWLYDLERGVWEMCQMSGEIPPPMSGTCSCFLIGHMYIFGGYDDTGQTNQLYRVNLLDGDYRWKNVKAESGSPPSPRDKLCCWVFNDRVTYFGGYGHKTLDDIMDDTSFIVDTASLEQNVGWGWNNEVHVFDTTLASWREPQSSGRAPAPRAAHAGATLGHKGYVYGGRVLETTPSDIHCLDLESWTWSEIVPTSTVPGGRSWHSLTAVSDNTLFLFGGLNVDCKPISDRWVLDVDTKTWREFDHPNNNKPRLWHTASQAKDSDVVVFGGSCDYVLLVGTYGNLTDMCGLHSKECE
- the LOC139381502 gene encoding kelch domain-containing protein 1-like isoform X1, which encodes MDSAVEKHCVELVALERSGHTAVLEGNTLHVWGGYMSTAEREVFLPSDEIWLYDLERGVWEMCQMSGEIPPPMSGTCSCFLIGHMYIFGGYDDTGQTNQLYRVNLLDGDYRWKNVKAESGSPPSPRDKLCCWVFNDRVTYFGGYGHKTLDDIMDDTSFIVDTASLEQNVGWGWNNEVHVFDTTLASWREPQSSGRAPAPRAAHAGATLGHKGYVYGGRVLETTPSDIHCLDLESWTWSEIVPTSTVPGGRSWHSLTAVSDNTLFLFGGLNVDCKPISDRWVLDVDTKTWREFDHPNNNKPRLWHTASQAKDSDVVVFGGSCDYVLLVGTYGNLTGHSHDALVFQTQPYPLFRICVDCIAKNVNNFKMLQNQLPSLPRKLLEAVQRRTSINI
- the LOC139381502 gene encoding kelch domain-containing protein 1-like isoform X2 yields the protein MDSAVEKHCVELVALERSGHTAVLEGNTLHVWGGYMSTAEREVFLPSDEIWLYDLERGVWEMCQMSGEIPPPMSGTCSCFLIGHMYIFGGYDDTGQTNQLYRVNLLDGDYRWKNVKAESGSPPSPRDKLCCWVFNDRVTYFGGYGHKTLDDIMDDTSFIVDTASLEQNVGWGWNNEVHVFDTTLASWREPQSSETTPSDIHCLDLESWTWSEIVPTSTVPGGRSWHSLTAVSDNTLFLFGGLNVDCKPISDRWVLDVDTKTWREFDHPNNNKPRLWHTASQAKDSDVVVFGGSCDYVLLVGTYGNLTGHSHDALVFQTQPYPLFRICVDCIAKNVNNFKMLQNQLPSLPRKLLEAVQRRTSINI